The nucleotide window TAGACTCCAGACATGTTTCTTTCTGCAGTGAAGTATGATGTGGATTGCAGGGACAGGTTGTTGAAGCTGCATTGTTCTTCAGGAGTTGGGTTGCCTTCAGACCTACAACCAAACATCCTTTCTTGTCCCTCTACCCAGATGATGGAGTCAGGACAAGACTTGGCATTAAACTCTGGAGGATCTGtaacaagagaaaaaaagaagagccGATTATATTCCAACATGTCAATGTACTGTAATATTTTTCACCCTAATATTCTCCAGTCTTCTGAGAAGGCTTTCCATATGGTTTAGAGGGTGTCTGTGCTACTTCCTACAAAATTGATTTGTAAGGTCAGGAATAATGACCAAAAGGCATGATTCCAAAGGGTTGATATCAAGGATGTGTGTCAGGATCCGAACCAAGGGATGTGTCGGTGTCAGGCTACAGCTCTGTCTACTGCTccacttgagggtttgccttttgcactctgtttgattccttggacaaagatctttgatacttagtatcttgctgaaccttgaaaTCCTGGCCCCTCCCttgaacttcctatttaagccatgtctctgaactttctgttgccagattattgtgctctgcaAATATCTTGCTCCTCCTGCTACTGTCACATTGCACTCTTCCTTGCACTACGTCTCCAACTGACATCTTTGGCTACCAACCAAGGCTTGTGCTTTGACTatgtttgtgtttgctccttatctgctacctgcatagatcctggactgcttccgccTGTATCTGCTTTCTGTTTTAGCCACTGGACTCCGAGCCTGACCCCTGATCCTAACAATGTGTGTAAGTAATTCAAGTACGTTTACACGGAAGTCACCAACCTATGTCTTTATTACGTTGGTTTAAGGCATGGGACACAGGAGACAGGATGCAGGAACAGAAAACTTAGGGTTGTATTTGTGTCAAATGTCTTTTATGCATTAACAGTACCCTTTACTGGATAATTTAAAGAGGTGTCCAAATAAATTTGGCTATTTGCTGGAGTGTTGGACTGGTGTCCACCACCTTTGGCCATGTAGTGTATAACAAAGTTTAAGCTCTGTTggaacaaaaaacagttttaccaTAAAATTTTATAGAACTTCATTCTTTACTGAACTATGTTTGGCTGATTTACATTTGTGGCATTCTAGTCTCTGAAATGGCTTGACAATAACCTGAACCTACACTATGAACCTGGTCTTCAAGGCTTCCCAAACTTATGGACAcctctatttattattatgttcacacaattattttcacatttaataaaaGGTAGAAAATGTGTGGATTGACCTATGGTTCTTCCATATTTTACTTGCATAGATTgatctctccaagactgaagaagatagactatcatcaaCTCTCTCCTCTATGATGCAGTTTGAGCAGCATGAGTCAGTAGTGTTATTCTGATGgtatactttatatacatatatattcatgtatatatatatatatatatatatatatacttataagtGGTATACTCTAACTACTTTTAAAAGCATTGCCTTTGGCGACTCAAGTATTTTGTTATTCAACATTGATACACTTGCAGTTCTAAGAACAAAGCGGTTACTGGCATCTATTGCATCTATTGGCTGTATTCTTGGCAATGAGTAACTCTAACGGATAGATTGATTTGCCGCTCTTTAGCCCTATTGAGCTGTCATATTGAAAGGATTGCCACCCTTGTGAGAATTGTTGTCAATTTATATAACAGAGTTCCTGAGGATGTGGACATGTCTATGAAATGTGTCAATAGAATAGGATGTTGTTATAAGATGCGGCATTGATATATTGCTGTCCTAGGAATACATTttggaagatagactatcatgggtgaacccaatgtaaaaaaaatgtgaaaaggttGGGTGaatctggaaaaaaacataaattgactCCTAGGTGAACATTAAgagaataactttttttaagcACATCACGATAATCTTAAACATTGATAATGTATGCATAATATTGGTTATAATCTCTTCATTACAAAACTTGTTCAAAACACTTACAGTACACAGTGAGGGTCTCGTCTGATGTGTGTATCACCTTTGTATTTGCTTGAATAAATACTTCACAGGTAGCATTAATAGTTGGTTTTCTGTGTTGTATGGTAATATTTTCATTGAGGTCTGAGGAGTTTACCATCTTTTCCACTCCATTCATATTTAGACGCAGACCAAAATATTCCACATTACTCCCAACTATACTACAGCCAACAGCCACCGTGTCACCAAAATTCACAACTTTGCTAGACAATGTTAAGTTCACTGCAGGCAATTCTGTAAAAGAATGGAAAtaagtaattaaataataatctgTAAATGTGTGGGTAAATACCAATACtctacatgaaaataaaacatacaacttaagtcttttttttgtgaatctCACCCAGAttgcacacatttattaaaaaccaaATCTATCCAAGGAAATATAAGGAAGATAAAATCTATTTGGTAACACATATACAATAGACCAGTTTGATTTAGATATttgagttgatttactaaggcAGTATCTGGAGGATGCCAGGATACCGGGCAGATGCGTGCAATATCCTGGGGTGCGAGTGAACCCTAgcaaatccctatttaatgtacagtgctgcgtaatatgctgacGCTacacaaatcctgtttattattattattattattattattaataatatatttataataatattcccatgcacaatgcaggaccaggactgttggtcctgcattgtacataatAGTGTCGGGAAGCTTGTGACCAGAGGAATGttgaaatccattttaggtgACTGGTTAGTGGAAAGTCTAAAGAAAAGCATAATAAATTATTACCATTTATTCCTTTCCCATACACAATGAAAGAATTTAGCACTTGCTTAGTATGAGTGTGTTTGAGGGAGGGGGAGGCAGTTGGTTCACTACATgggcattttcttttcttctcgcCAGTGTTGgactttaaaaacatgcagtaagggggATGACCGTATAACTTGTTTCtggcaacaatggtacaaatTTATGTTACACACATTCACAACCACAGAGAGATCATCGATACTTCATGAGTTTCAACACTCCACGTGGTATATTATGAATATCACATTTTCTGCGGATACAATCGATTCATAACTGCTATGTTATTTGATTCAAGAACTGTTGGTGTGCTATCTTTAAAATCTCAAGCTtaaagtgtccccccccccctgttgattgttgtttatatgtttgtttttctattgtaaaatgataaaactaataaaaaattatttgaaaaaaaaaaaaaaaacatgcagtaaagacaaaaggaaaagatGACAGTATTTACACTATCGTGAGAAATGTGCCCttaccataaataaatatagttttctcGCTTTGCTTGGAGAAACTGAAGACCTCAGATACACAAACCACTTTATGTGGACCCACAGGTAGGTCATCAGTATTtagagaaaatgaaagaaatgaattTCCAGAACCAATGGCTTTGTCATCAACAGACAATTGTGTCCTGTTATCTTCAGTAGGAAATCCATTCAGGACTTTACACTGAATATTAGTCATAGTCCCTTTTTCTACCCATTCCTCAGTCGTAATGTGGGGATTCTCTGGCAGAGCTGCAATCAGAAGtgaaacacaaataatttagTGATGCTTGTTACATAGGTAGGTTTATAATATTTACAACTGCTCTTCTCCTTCCAAGCCAGTGCAAGTAAACTTTGGGTAAGTTGAATGCCTGTTGCCCCACTCACCAGTACCATGTCCTATGGTAATGTATGAGGCAGGTAAACAGGTATTTAATACACTCATAATTAATGTAGTGACTTGGAAACAGCAAAgcattttaacatgagggaaagCGGGGTTGGGGTAGCTACATAAACATTGCTGGCCTGTAGTTGAACAATTATAAGTTTTTTTCTAGGTAATATGAAAAGCTCACCCAATGGTGTACAGGTACAGACAGAGCTGGCAAGACACTCAAAAGCCTTTATACGATGTACCAAATCATAGaaaaatatcctttgcaaggaACCGAAACTAATCTGGCTTGGGCAGGTGGATCAAtgtgcaagcaaatgtttttacactACTGGTGTCAAAGGTGGTCAAAGAAGAATATTGACAAAAGGGTCTTTACAAGGTGTTATGTTGATGGGGGTTATTTTCATGAATATGACATGAGTTTGGGACCCCCATCAAACAGTGGACTGTAAAATTCTATTGACTccagttgagaatggctgcccaGGCTCTGCATTTTATGAAACAGAATTCTGTGGATACATCTACAAGAAAGTCCATCACTGAGTAATGGGGAGCCTGTACATTTTACTATTCTCCATCACAGACATCCTTTAAAATGTCTAAGGAGATCATTTTATAATGCTtcctaaataacattttcttcattGAATAGGAAGATGTTTAGAAGCTGGAGATCACATAGAAACATATGTAACACATATGATGTGACTTACCAAATGTCCGGACAAGGACGCTAGATGATTGCACAGTGGTATTGGTGACTCTTGTAAGATTTAGTGTGACCTGGCAGGCAAAGTCCTGCATGTTGTCACTACGTCTTGTGGTGAATTTAAATGTTTCCGTCAGATTTTGTGGCTCTCTTCTAGTGTCctcttcaaatgttttattgagaAATACCTCTCCTCTTCTGGTCACTGATAAAATGACGTATTTGACAGGAGCCACGTCATACACTGAACAGGTGACTTCATGCTCTTTGTCCTCTTCCAGTCCCTCCATCAGGTCTATGGTCATTTTAGATGGCAGAGCTGCAATGacacaatatttaatttactCCGCTATGCACCTAGAGTGACATAATTATTTATAGCAAAATTTGCAGTGGAAATCAGGTGCTAATATGCACTATGTGCTGTATAAAGCCTGAAAATCTCAGGTAGTTTTGGAGTCCCAACAACTTTATCTTTTTTAATTGAAGTTAAACTTTCTGCACTACTCGGAACAAGATTTTACTAATACATTTACTGCAAAACAAAGAGAAAGATTTCTTTTGTAGTGGTGAGTTTTTGGGGCTAAGTGTGCAATATCTAGTGGAAGATCGGGCACACAGTCCAATACTTGTGTGTGAGGGCAAATTTAAGACTGTCTGGCTGTAGGCAGCATCTCAGTGGACAGACAAATGTGTATGCTGCAAGATGGATTGCAGGTGAGAAACCAATGTTTGCTCTGGAGGTTGTATCCTAATGGAGAGATTATTGTGTATACTAAAAGTTAGGTTTCAGTGGAAAGACCAAATGGTATTCTGGAGGTTGGATCTCTGGGGATCAATCAATGTTTGCTCTGGAGGTTTGATCTCAGGTTAGAAAGCAATGTGGGTTCTGGAGTTTGTATCATAATGGGGAGAATAATGTGCATATTGAAAATTGGATCTCAGTGGAGAGACCAAGATGTGTGCTCTAGGTGGCATCTCAGTTTAGGGACCAATGTTTGTGCTGGATGATGGATCTCTGGGAAGAAACCAATGAGTGCTCTGGAGGTTGGATCTTAGTAGACAGACCAATGTATGTGCTGAAGGTGACATCTCAATTGAGAGAAGAATGTGTGTGATGGAAGTTGGATCTCAGTGTAAAGACTGATGGACATGCTGTAGGTGAGATCTTAATGAGGAGACTGGTCTGCTGGAAGTTTGATCTCAAGgcaaagaacaatatatatatatatataatttattaatttagtgGCAGAAGTAGAGATGCAGTGGGTGACCGCAGTTACAGGGTCCCTGAAAGATCAGAATAAGCATTCCAAGATGGGGGACTAATTAAAGACAGGTAGGTCTTACCAAGAAACTGGAAAGTTCCAGCCATGTATCCTGTGTGCTATGGGGGCAATATGGGTGTAGGTCCATGTGAAGCATTGGGCTGACATGTTATAGTTGGAGATTTTAGAGAAACGGATGTAGTGTCTGTCTGAATATACCCGTGGTATGCCTGAGCCAAACAAGCTGTGTTCTTAATGGCAGCAGATTAGAGGTCCAGTCTATTAATTGAGAAAAACCAGTTCAGGAAAGGTGTGAGATTGGGATTGGAAAAAATCTGTATTaagaaggaaaaagacaaaaCTGAGCAGCAAATACCTGAAAGTGTTAAGGCATTGTGTGTATTATGCTGAATGTATTACTTTTATGTCTTCCAAAAATATTGGGCAAAAAGTCATGAACATACTCTGCCAGGTAGACTGAATCCTTGCAAAATTTTCCACTTGAATTAATATACTGAAATgctgtattacatttaatatataaacttaTATTTAGGTATTTCTATATGGAGCAGAGGAATAGGCAGcctttctttatttaatattttcttgaGATTtgatatataaacttttatatacatGGCGGATCATTTTCACACATCCATATTAATGTAGTGTGTTGAAAAACATGTATAGGAATAACATACCATAAGGAATCACTCTGCCCTCGCTTCTTCCGTAGCTTGACTCTTCTTCTGCCAGACATTTAATGGGTGAATCTGCCCAGTCACTAACTCTGACCTGAACTGAAGAGAAATAGTCTTTGGTGTCAGTTTTCTCCTTTGTTTGTCTGGATTCCCACACCAAATCTTTACAGTTGCTGGAGCAGTTTAAGGTAGCTGTTTCTCCTAATAATACAAAATCTTTATCACTTTCAATCTTCACTGTACAGATGttccctaaaaaaagaaaacataaaacaatgataAGGAAAAGAACGATATACCAGAATAATAAAACACGACCACCCCATGCTTGATCATCTTTACTTATTATGTGACATCCTCAACTATCAAACTTCCTTTTCACCCTTTCTGTAATCACTATAGAGTCTGACCGGGTCAACCAGTTCATTAATCATATATATGACACGTGTTTAGAATTAGATATGGATATGAAATACACACTTTCTTCTTGTCCTCTACAATGCAAACTCTTCTGGTCTTACCTCGACCTTCATTTTTGATAGgtgcaaaatatattaataccaaataaatagtatcaaatataaaatgaacGTAACACTCATTACTATAAATTTAGAATGTAATATTGTCAAAATAACAATTTCCAGGAATTGTAGAAATCTGAGGCCAATTTGAAGTTATTGGGGGTTATTAATTCTTCAGTACTTGTGACCTACCCTGATGAGCAATGGAGAAGGGAATGCTATG belongs to Pyxicephalus adspersus chromosome 2, UCB_Pads_2.0, whole genome shotgun sequence and includes:
- the LOC140322952 gene encoding intercellular adhesion molecule 1-like, yielding MGVFWVLLAVFHLTVLRCAGNICTVKIESDKDFVLLGETATLNCSSNCKDLVWESRQTKEKTDTKDYFSSVQVRVSDWADSPIKCLAEEESSYGRSEGRVIPYALPSKMTIDLMEGLEEDKEHEVTCSVYDVAPVKYVILSVTRRGEVFLNKTFEEDTRREPQNLTETFKFTTRRSDNMQDFACQVTLNLTRVTNTTVQSSSVLVRTFALPENPHITTEEWVEKGTMTNIQCKVLNGFPTEDNRTQLSVDDKAIGSGNSFLSFSLNTDDLPVGPHKVVCVSEVFSFSKQSEKTIFIYELPAVNLTLSSKVVNFGDTVAVGCSIVGSNVEYFGLRLNMNGVEKMVNSSDLNENITIQHRKPTINATCEVFIQANTKVIHTSDETLTVYYPPEFNAKSCPDSIIWVEGQERMFGCRSEGNPTPEEQCSFNNLSLQSTSYFTAERNMSGVYTCRASNYLGTVTKSVEVTVQYPPEPPTVKSTTSSVNAGGSVNLTCHSDALPPPEYTWTSPTSTGVEFSQDKSFITISKASSEHNGTYICQVKNQHGQFSAKQELEVKSDNSVLWIIIGSLIGAFVLFTVIGLVFYSIWKNGKRGWYDLLKRKPHRETEVPLHENSTV